AGAATCTGCTTCTACCCCTTCAATTTCTACTGTTTCAGAAGGCAAGTTCCCGCCATGAGCTAAACGCAGCCAGCCTTCTTGCCATGTGACTTCTAGAAGGGCAGTTTCTCTTCCTAAGATACACATACGCTCTTTTCCTACTGGTCTCCCGCATAGATGGGCCATATACCATTTGCCATTGTGTCCTTCTACCAGGCTTGCATGACCTGCTTTTTGAAGAGGATGTAGAGGTGCATGATAAGCCGTCAAAATAGGATTTTGAGGGTCTACCTCGTAAGGCCCACATATGTTTTGACTTCTTGCCATGGTTACAGCATGTTCATATCCGGTGCCGCCTTCTGCTGTCATGAGATAATAATAATGATTATATTTATAAATATGGGGGCCTTCAGTCAGTCCAAGAGGTGTTCCTTTAAAAATAATTTTCGGTTCTCCTATTAGACATTTCTTTTCATCAGAGTATTCCTGTAATACAATCCCACCAAATTTAGAATGCCAACGTCTATAGTCCATCAGCATATTAAGAAGATATTTTTTACCATTATCATCATGAAATAAAGAAGCATCAAATCCGCTGGAATTGAGATAAATAGGTTCTGACCAGGGGCCTCTTATATCTGTTGCTGTAACAAGATAATTGTGCGTATCCTTAAACATTCCTAAAAATGACTTTACATCCGTGTAAACAAGATAATACATACCTTTATCATAGGAAAGACAAGGTGCCCATATGCCGCAAGAGCTTGGATTGCCCAGCATATTAAGTTGCGACAGCCGGTCTAGAGGGTGGGTGATTAATTCCCAATGGATGAGATCCCTGGAATGATGAATTTGCACGCCTGGAAACCATTCAAATGTTGATGTTGCAATGTAGTAATCAGTATCTACCCTAATGATTGAAGGATCTGGATTAAATCCAGTTAAAATAGGATTAGTTGCATAGGCCATAAGTAACCTCCTTAAATGAATTGATAGATTCAAACACCTTTAGCCTTTTAGTCCAGAGGTTGATATCCCTTCAACGAAATATCTTTGGCATAAGAAGAATAAAATAACTACCGGAAGTACTGCCACACAAGCCATAGCCATTACTTTATTCCACTGTACTACCGTCTCTGCATCTAAAGAGAGACGCAGTGCTAAAGATACTGTATATTTGCTTACTGTATTGATATAAATGAGTGAATTAAAGTAGTCATTATAGGTCCACAAGAACTGAAACAGCCCAGCTGAAAATAATGACGGCTTCAAAAGCGGCAGTAAAATATGAATAAAGGTTTTTAAAGTACCGCATCCATCAATATAAGCCGATTCATCTAAATCCTTTGGCAGTCCTCGTAAAAACTGGATGAGCATATAGGTAAAAAAAGGATAGCATCCAAGTAAGGCTGGCAGATAAAAGGTCCAATAAGAATCCAATACGCTTAATGATCGATAAATGGTATATCTAGGAATAATAATAACTGCATTAGGCAGCATGAGCGTAGCAATAAGCAGCATAAAAAGTAATTTTTTACCCCCAAACTCAAATCTAGCAAAACCATATGCCACTAGGGCACTGGTTATCAGTGTAAATACGGTAGTAGGTATAACCAGAGCAAAAGTATTTAAGAAAAACTTCCCATAGGTCATGCCCCCTGTACTTCTCCATCCATCTACATAAGACTGCCAATTAAAACTAGAGGGCAATAATCTTAGGCTTCCAAATATTTCTTCATTTGACTTAAAACTTGCAAAAAACATCCAGATAAGCGGATAAATCATGACTATTCCTGCAAGTATTAAAATGGTATAGGATAAATTTCCGATGATTTTATTTTTTGTTTTTGTACCCATCCGTTTTCCCTTCTTTCAAAAATCTGATGTCTTAGCCATTATTTATTCATCTCCATAAAATACCCAGAACTTTGATGTCCCAAAAAGAAATACGGTAACACCTAATATAAGCATGAAAATAATCCACGAAGTAGCAGATGCATACCCCATCTTGTAGTATGAAAAACCATCATAATAAAGTTTTAGTCCCAGCATATAAGTGGATTTTACAGGGCCTCCCTGAGTAATAACGAAAGCTGAGGTAAAGTTCTGCAGTGCATTAATAGACTGCATAATAATAGCAAAAAATATAATAGGTGTGATTTGTGGAAATGTAATCTTAAAGAAAGTATTCATTCTGCTAGACCCATCAATTTCCGCTGCTTCATATAAAGATACAGGGACCTGTTTGAGTGCAGCAAGGAACATAACCATTGAAGAACCAAACTGCCATACTTCTAATGAACTTAAAGTATATAGAGCAATACCCGGATTACCCAGCCAAGAAACAGAATCAATACCCAAAGTATTCATAGCTGCATTAATAAATCCGTTATCCATAAACATCAATTTCCAGAGGATTGCTACAGCAATGCTTCCTCCAAAAAGAGAGGGTAAATAGAAAACTGTTCTTATAATGCCAATACCTCTTCTTGCCTTATTTAACATCACAGCTATAATTAATGACATAAGAATTTTTCCTGGAACAGTAAGTAAGGTATAACGTATGGTGATACGTAGTGAATTATAAAATTCCTTATCTTTTGTGAATAAATTGATGTAATTATTAATTCCTACAAAATTGATTTTGCCAAAAGCATTATAATCGGTAAAAGAATAATAGAGTGATGCCAAAAAGGGATAGATCTGCAACACAATAAGGCCGATTAACCATGGCAATAAATACAAATAGGCTTGATAGCTTCTTTTTTGTATAGCTGATTTCTTCATCTTTTCACCTCTTTCTAACAAAAATGAGATATCTGCTTAAGAGATATCTCATTCTCCGCTGTCTATAATACGTTTATTTTACTGAGCTGCTATGTAGTCTTTGAGTAAAGATACCACTTCCTTAGCTGCTTGTGATGGTGTTTTTACGCCATAGGCAACATTTTCATAAGCATCTTTAAGGATTGCTGTAACTTCAGCACTTGTTGTTTTGCCACTATCTGATACACCATTATATTGCTGACTTACATCCACCGCCATTTTAGTCAGAGGATTTAAAGAACCGGCTGCTTCTGTAATCTGTTGTGCCTTAGCTGTAGGCGGTACAGAACGAACTGTTCCTAAAGTTTTGATAGCTTCTTCATCATTGAAAAAGAAGTCTAAAAACATAGCTGCTTCTTTAGGATACTTGCTCTTTGCATAAATACCTATATACTGAGGGCAGTCATTAACCCAGCCGTCACTTAATGCATCCTTGAAAACAGGCATATTTCCTGCTATATAATTAGCACTTGGGTTTGCTGCCGCCATAACCTGTACAGATGATGTAAAGCCCACATTACACACATATTTTCCTGCTATCCAGTTTGGATCCTCTTGATTATTGGTGCCATAAGAAGCCATATAAGATAAAGGAACTGCTGTTTTACTATCATAGAGTTCTTTGATATAACTTAAAACTTTCTCAAATTGTTCCTCTGTCATAACCAGTTCTGAATTTGCATTAATAATAGGTTGATTATTCATCTGCCTTGACCACGTACGTATAACAAAAGCCATCATAAAGTCAAGATTTCCTGAAATAAGATATAAAGATGGGTCATATTCTTGAACTTTTTTCCCCCATTCAATAAGTTGCTCCCAGTCATAATCTATAGTAAAATCAATACCTATTTTTTCCGCCAAATCTTGATTAACAATAATGGCACTTCCAGCCTTGCCCATAGGAATAGCATACTGGCTGCCTGATCCAAACTGACCATTATTAATTAAAAAGTTTTCATCAAATTCAGAGAAATTGATATCTAGCTCTGATAGATTAACAATCTGTCCTTGCTCAAAATATTCAGGAGCTGCTCCTGTTTCCATTTGTATAATATCTGGTGCTGTACCTGAAGCCAATTGGGTCATAAGCTTATCATTATAGCCGTCTTGTGCACTGTACTCAGCTTCAATAGTAATCCAAGGATATTTCTTTTGAAATTGATCAATGACGGCTAAAGTTGCCTCATGTCTTGCATCTCCACCCCACCAAGAAAATCTTAGTTTAACGGGTTCATTTTCTTGCGTTTTTTCTGTATTTTCCGGAGAAACATTATTTGCTTTGGATGTGCTAGCCGCCTCATTACTTTGAGCGCCGCTACAACCTGCAGATGATACAGCTATTACCATCGCCAGCATCATAGTCATAATTTTTTTCATACTTAACGCCTCCTATGTGTTTTTTGTAATATTATTTTATCATTCTTTCCATATGCTCAAAAGATACCTAGCTTACTGTATATCTTCATTTTCAAAGGATTACAGGAACTACGGTATCATTTTTACTGGTTTTTATTCATTTCTACTCTTTATTATCTTTACTTTTATTTACTAAAGCCTGAATGGGAATTTTAAAGCTTATTTCTGTTCCCATTCCTTTTTTACTTCTTATATGAATTTTACTATATTCTCCATAGTGCAGTACTAATCTGCGATTTAGATTAGTAAGTCCTATATTTTTAGCTTTAATATCATTAATTCTTAAATAGAGTTTTTGTATCTCTTCTTTAGTCATGCCGCATCCGCTGTCAATGATAGAGACATACATATTATTTTTTCTGCCGAATATTTTTATTTTTATATAAAAGCGTTCATTTATAGATGTATAACCATGATTAACACTGTTTTCAACAATAGGCTGCAACATCAGACGAAAGACCTGATAATCTAATACGTTCTCCTCTATTTCAAAATAAGTCACAATTTTATTTTTAAATCTAATTTCTTGTATCTGCATATACGCTTTTAAATAATCAAGCTCTTCTTTTAAAGTGACAAGCTCTGTCGGATCATTCAGTGCATATTTGATAATCCTGGAGAGCTCTTGTATCATCGTATGCAACGTAGATAATCCTCCTAACTCTTTAAGCACCTCCAGATCCATGGTTTGAAGTGTATTAAATATGAAATGGGGGTTTATCTGCATTTGCAGTGCTTTTAGCTCAGAAATTTCATTTTGATGCTGCTTTTCTAATAAGTGGGTTTGCATCTGATTGTTTTTGATAAAAAGAAACAATATGTTATTCATAATCAGGTTATATTCATCTTTTACAATAGTCTGAGGTTTTTCTACTGTCTCCCCTCTTTCAGCTGCACCAAATAACTCCACTAAACTAGTAATATGTTTAAAGGCA
This genomic window from Cellulosilyticum sp. I15G10I2 contains:
- a CDS encoding carbohydrate ABC transporter permease, which produces MKKSAIQKRSYQAYLYLLPWLIGLIVLQIYPFLASLYYSFTDYNAFGKINFVGINNYINLFTKDKEFYNSLRITIRYTLLTVPGKILMSLIIAVMLNKARRGIGIIRTVFYLPSLFGGSIAVAILWKLMFMDNGFINAAMNTLGIDSVSWLGNPGIALYTLSSLEVWQFGSSMVMFLAALKQVPVSLYEAAEIDGSSRMNTFFKITFPQITPIIFFAIIMQSINALQNFTSAFVITQGGPVKSTYMLGLKLYYDGFSYYKMGYASATSWIIFMLILGVTVFLFGTSKFWVFYGDE
- a CDS encoding carbohydrate ABC transporter permease encodes the protein MGTKTKNKIIGNLSYTILILAGIVMIYPLIWMFFASFKSNEEIFGSLRLLPSSFNWQSYVDGWRSTGGMTYGKFFLNTFALVIPTTVFTLITSALVAYGFARFEFGGKKLLFMLLIATLMLPNAVIIIPRYTIYRSLSVLDSYWTFYLPALLGCYPFFTYMLIQFLRGLPKDLDESAYIDGCGTLKTFIHILLPLLKPSLFSAGLFQFLWTYNDYFNSLIYINTVSKYTVSLALRLSLDAETVVQWNKVMAMACVAVLPVVILFFLCQRYFVEGISTSGLKG
- a CDS encoding glycoside hydrolase family 43 protein, which translates into the protein MAYATNPILTGFNPDPSIIRVDTDYYIATSTFEWFPGVQIHHSRDLIHWELITHPLDRLSQLNMLGNPSSCGIWAPCLSYDKGMYYLVYTDVKSFLGMFKDTHNYLVTATDIRGPWSEPIYLNSSGFDASLFHDDNGKKYLLNMLMDYRRWHSKFGGIVLQEYSDEKKCLIGEPKIIFKGTPLGLTEGPHIYKYNHYYYLMTAEGGTGYEHAVTMARSQNICGPYEVDPQNPILTAYHAPLHPLQKAGHASLVEGHNGKWYMAHLCGRPVGKERMCILGRETALLEVTWQEGWLRLAHGGNLPSETVEIEGVEADSTVEKKYLMEEFDQDTWSIHFQTLRVPLGERASLKERPGYLRLYGKESFTSSHHQTLLAHRQQSFYCEVTTKVDFKPKSFQQMAGLVYYYDSLSYYYLYITEDEVSGRVLSIIASVLGKGTQPIGVGISLPEEGEVYLRLTTEKEKAYFSYSLDNKVYISVAEAMNATVLSDDYYAQTGHIMFTGAFIGISCQDLSGQGTYADFDYFEYKEL
- a CDS encoding ABC transporter substrate-binding protein, encoding MKKIMTMMLAMVIAVSSAGCSGAQSNEAASTSKANNVSPENTEKTQENEPVKLRFSWWGGDARHEATLAVIDQFQKKYPWITIEAEYSAQDGYNDKLMTQLASGTAPDIIQMETGAAPEYFEQGQIVNLSELDINFSEFDENFLINNGQFGSGSQYAIPMGKAGSAIIVNQDLAEKIGIDFTIDYDWEQLIEWGKKVQEYDPSLYLISGNLDFMMAFVIRTWSRQMNNQPIINANSELVMTEEQFEKVLSYIKELYDSKTAVPLSYMASYGTNNQEDPNWIAGKYVCNVGFTSSVQVMAAANPSANYIAGNMPVFKDALSDGWVNDCPQYIGIYAKSKYPKEAAMFLDFFFNDEEAIKTLGTVRSVPPTAKAQQITEAAGSLNPLTKMAVDVSQQYNGVSDSGKTTSAEVTAILKDAYENVAYGVKTPSQAAKEVVSLLKDYIAAQ